A region of the Roseiflexus sp. RS-1 genome:
GCGCCATCGATCTCGGCTGCCTCAAACACTTCGCGCGGCAATGTCATAAAATACTGGCGCATCAGGAAGGTGCCGAACGCCGTCGCCGCACCAGGCAGGATCAACCCCCAGTATGTATTGACCAGCCCAAGATCGCCCATTGTCAGGAAGTTTGGCACAATCGTGATCTGCGCTGGCACCATGAGCGCCGCGAGCACGATCAGGAAGACGATATTCTTGCCAGGGAAGCGCAGGAACACCAGCGCATACGCCGTCAGCACCGCCAGGGTCATCTTCGAAACAGTCGTTACCAGAGTGACGATGATGCTGTTGAGGTAGTAGCGGGCAAACGGCGCCGCTTGCCAGGCGGCGGGGTAGTTGTCCAGCGTGGGGTTGAGCGGGATCCAGGTTGGCGGGACGGTGTAGATCTCGCGACTGGTCTTGAAGGATGCGATCAGCATCCAGTAGATCGGCAAGCCAATCACGATCACCGACAGCACGATTGCTGCATATCCCAGGATGCGCCAGAGCCAACGCTGCTGCAAAGCAAATGCGCGCTGATGACGCTCTCGTTGCCTCGTTGCTGTCTGTTGTCGCAATTCTGCCTGCTGTTCCATAGATATGGTTAGGAGGATGTCCCTCGCCTCTTACCCCTCGTCCCTCGCCTCACGCCTCACGCCTCTCGCCCCTCCCTCTTGCCCCTCGCCTCACACCTCTCGCACCGCGCACCACGTTCTTACGTTCAACCTTCAACCTTCAACCTTCCCGCCTTCAACCTTCAACCTTCCCGCCTTCAACCCTCAATCTTCAACCTTCCCGCCTTCAACTGTAATGCACCCGCCGCTCGATGAACCGTAGTTGCAGGACGGTCAGGATCAGCATCAGCACAAACATCACCATCGCCACGACGCCCGCCGGACCAGCCTGCGACTGGATAAAGCCACGTTCATACAGGTGATAGACCAGCATATTCGTGGCATTCACCGGACCGCCATCGGTCATCACCCGGATAATGTCGAATGCCTGGAAGCACGCCAGAACACTGGTGACCAGCAGAAAGAACATGATCGGCGAGAGACCAGGGAGGGTCACATGCCAGAACTGCGCCCACGCGCCAGCGCCATCGATCCGGGCGGCTTCATACAGGGTGCGATCTATCGTCTGTAGACCGGCAAGGTAGATCACAACAGCATACCCCAGGTTCTTCCAGACGTAGACAATAATAAGCGCACTCATCGCCCAGTTGGGGTCAGAGAGCCACTGCGGCGATCGGACGCCAGCAAGCCATTCCACCAGTGCAGACTCGGAAAAGCGCGCTGGCAGCAACTGCGCCAGTGAACCAAACCAGTTGATGATCTGCGCCAGAGGTCCGAACCGTGGATCGAACATGTAGATCCAGATAATTGCGATCGCTGCGCCCGACAGCACCGTCGGCGTGAAGAGCACTGCACGCGCGCCGTTGCGCCAGCGCAACGGTTGGTTCAGCAGCAATGCCAGACCCAGACCCAGCGCCATCGTGACTGCGACCGATACGATAGTAAAGACTGCCGTGTTGATCAGAACAATCCGAAAAATATCGCTCGTCAGGACGGTCTCATAGTTGCGCAGGCCGACAAAGCGCCGGACCGGACTGAGAAAGTTCCAACTGATCACGCTCAGATAGGCGTTGTAGATCATGGGCCAGAAGGTAAATGCCGCCAGGAGCAGCATGTTTGGAGTGATCAGCAGCAGGAACAATAACCTTTCGCGCCATTCACGCATGCCAGTGGGACGGCGCAAAAGCGGCAATGTTGTTTTCATGAACAGCTCAGGCAACCACGACAACGGTGCAACTGGCATCCATGTCTCGTCGGCTGTGAGGATGCACAGATGCGCCATCATGCGTGGGTATGATTCGTGTCAGCACAGCATTTCTATTGGTACCGCACCTGTATTAACCCATAGCGAATGGTTCATTAAGTTCGACTTAATAGACCATTAAGAAAACAAGTTTGCACATAAAGGCGAAAGGGGAGGAGCATATGATTCGCTGGAAGGCTGACGATGAACTGAACGTTCTGCTACAACGGTACTATGGCGGCGAAGGGGGATTATGGTCTCGCATCCGCGAGCAGGTCACCGACGAGTTGCGGCGGCGCGGCATCGAAGGCGCCCGACACATCCGCTTCCGTCGCCGTGACGATGGCTATGAAGTCATCATCGAAGACGCAAGCGGGTACGAAGTCGAGTAACCCTTGCTGATGCCCGAAACCTGTGCTATAGTCAGAACTGTCTCCGCAGAGTCAGTGATCAGTGCAGAGGCAGTCACCGACTGCTGGCGTACTGTTCCTTCCGCCGCCACAGAAAGGAGTCGCTATGACCACCGCGCCAACGCGCAGCATTAATCTCCGCACGAACATTCCAGGTCCGCGCTCGCGCGAACTGCTGGCGCGACGCGAAGCGGCTGTGCCGAATGGTCTTTACAAGGCGCATCAGATCGCCATCGAAAGTGCATCGGGTGCGCTGGTGACCGATGTTGACGGTAATACATTCATCGATTTCGTCGGCGGCATTGGGGTGCTGAATGCGGGGCACTGCCCGCCGTCCGTGGTGGCTGCCATTCAGGATCAGGCAGCAAAACTGATCCATTTCTCAGCGCTCGTTGGGACGTATGAGCCGTATGTCGCGCTGTGTGAACATCTCAATGCAGTCGTGCCGATCAGCGGTCCCTGCAAGACCATTCTGTCCAACAGCGGCGCAGAAGGGGTCGAAAATGCGATCAAGATCGCCCGCGCCGCAACCGGACGCCAGGCGATCATTGCGTTCGAGGGGGCGTACCACGGGCGCACGCTGCTGACGCTCACACTCACCAGCAAGTATTCGTTCAAAAAGACGTTCGGACCGTTTGCGCCCGAAGTGTACCGCGCACCGTTCCCTGCCGCCTATCGAATGGGGCTGAGCGAAGAAGAGGCGGTCACACGGTGCTGGGACGCCTTCGAGCGCATGCTGGTGGCGCATGTCGGTCCGGAAGCAATCGCCGCCGTCATCATCGAACCGGTGCAGGGCGAAGGAGGGTTTATCCCGACGCCGCGCGCGTTCATGCGACGCCTGCGCGACTTCTGCAACCGCAATGGCAGCGTGCTGATCGCCGACGAGGTACAGTGCGGCTTTGGGCGCACCGGTACACTGTTTGCGATGGAGCAGATGCGGGTCGAGCCGGACATCCTGGTCAGCGCCAAGTCGATTGCCGCTGGAATGCCGCTGGCAGCTACAACCGGACGCGCTGCAATTATGGATAAGGCGCATATCGGCGGTATTGGCGGCACCTATGGCGGCAACCCGCTGGCGTGCGTTGCTGCGCTCGAAGTGCTGAAGATGTTCAATGATGGTGAACTGCTGCGCCGGGCGCATCGGATCGGCGCAATTGTGCATGAACGGGGGGCGATCTGGCAACGCGAGATACCGCTGGTCGGCGATGTGCGTGGCATGGGGGCGATGATGGCGATCGAACTGGTGAAAGACCGCACGACGCGCGAACCGGCTGCCGACGAGGTGCTGGAGGTGGTACGGTACTGCGCCGAACATGGCGTGCTCACCATGCGCTCCGGTCTGTACGCCAATTGCATTCGCCTGCTGATGCCGCTGGTCATCACCGACGATCAATTGCACGAAGGGCTGGATGTGCTGGACGAAGCGCTGCGTTTTGTGGCGCTGCGCTGAGGTGCAGCGGAAGGAGGAAGGGCATGACAGACGCAGTGATTGCGTCCCCGATCATTGAGTACCCGGAAAGCGACGGCAAACCCGTGGGTGAGACTGATGTCCATCGCCGTGAAATCCTGCACACCATCGAAACGCTGGAGCGCCATTTTCGTGATGCGCCGGATATCTATGTCAGCGGCAACCTGATGTTCTACTACGAAGAAGGCAACCCCGCGGCCGTCGTCTCGCCGGACGTGTTCGTGGTCAAGGGAGTGCGCAAGGGGCTGCGGCGCACCTACAAATTGTGGGAAGAAGGCGTCGCCCCCTGCGTCGTGATCGAGATGACCTCGCGCTCGACCCGCCTGGAGGACAAGGGCAACAAACGCGCCCTGTACGCGCTGCTCGGCGTACGCGAGTACTTTCTGTTCGACCCGCTGGGGGAATACCTGAAGCCGCCCCTGCAAGGGTTTACCCTGGTCGATGGCGAGTATGCGGCGCTGCCGTTCGAGAGCGATGGCGGGATTATCAGCCGTGAGTTGGGGCTGAAACTGTACCGTGATGAGACCGTGCTTCGCCTGTTCGACCTGGCGAGCGGGCGGGAAGTCGTGCGCACCGAAGACCTGAGCGATGTGCTGCAGCAGACCCTCGCCAGAGTGCAACAGGCGGAAGAGCAGGCGCGTCTCACCGCAGAACAGGCGCGTCTCGCCGCAGAACAGGCGCGTCTCGCCGCAGAACAGGCGCAGCGGGAAGCCGACGCCCGACGCCGTGCTGAAGAACAGGCGCAGCGGGAAGCCGACGCCCGACGCCGCGCCGAAGCGGAGATTGAACGGTTGCGCGCCGAATTGCAACGACTGCGTGGTGATGTATGAGTGAGATTGTGATCGTCAACACGCGCCCGGAGCATATCGATCAACTGGTGCACCACCAGCGCATCTGCTTCCCGACGCTCGCCGATCACGAACTCATGCAGCGCGAGCACTTCGAGTCGCAGTTGCGCATCTTTCCCGAAGGTCAGCACGTCGCGCTGGACGGAGAGCGGGTTGTCGGGCAGAGCAGCACCTTTCGCATCAGCAGCGCAGTGGCATTCGCACCCCACACGTACCACTGGATCGTCGCCGGAAATTTCTTCACCAACCACGATCCGCAGGGCGAATGGCTCTATGGCGCCGATATGAGCGTGCATCCCGACTACCGGGGGCGCGGCATTTCCCGTCTGCTCTACAATGCCCGCAAAGACCTGGTGCGCCGTCTGGGGCTGCGCGGCATGGTCGGCGGCGGGATGATTCCCGGCTATGTGCGCTACCGCGACCGGATGAGTCCGCTGGAGTATGCGCAGGCGGTCGCTGCTGGCGTCCTGACCGATCCCACTCTGACGCCGCAACTGCGCGCAGGCTTTGAGTTGCGCGGGATTCTGCTCAACTACATCGAGGCGGGTGAACTTGGCAACGACTCAACGCTGATTGTATGGGAATATCGGGAGTAGACAGAGGAATTCTTCCCTGGCGCCCTGCTTCCAGATGCGGTACATTCGTCATGGGACCAACGAAGACGACAACGTGATTGGGGTTGGAAAATGAAACGGGTATTTCCATTGCTTGCCAGACCACTTGCTATTGCCCGCAGAGTGACGGGCATTCTTTTATTGATTGCTGGCATTCTTGGTTTACTGCTGCCGGTGCTGCCGGGATGGTCGCTGATCATTCCCGGCGTGGCGCTGCTTGGTCGGCGTCACCGCCTGGTGCGCCTGAGTCATCTTGCCATGCGCTACGCGCTGCGCTGGATGCGCCGCAGCCGACAGCCGCATCTGCGGTCGCTTGGATGGCGCCTGACGACAGAGTATGGACGCACCCGCCGGATCGTGTTGCCCGCCATCGTCGCAACCGAACGCGCCGTTACCCGGGCGCTGGCCTGGTGATCTGCTGCTGAGAACCAGGAACCGAGAACTGAGAACCAGGAACCGAGAACTGAGAGCCGAGAACTGAGAACCAGGAAGGGAGTAAAAGTCAGGTTGCGTGCAAGAATTCTTCCCTTCGTGGTTGCTGCGTCTCACCGTTCACCTTCTTGACTTGCCATTGAGAAAACGGCCTGGGGGTCAGGTGCCAACGGATTTCCCTTCCTGCCTGCTACATTTCACCGTTCACCTTCTCGCCATTCCTCGTGCACCGCAGAACCTGCCGCTTTTCCACTCGCACCCTTCCCGCTTCCCGCCTTATTTTCGCGTCTGACTGTATCCGGTTGTGGTATCATGATCCTGCAGGCAGCGGCAAAGCAGGGCTTCGTGTTTCTTGCACCGCATGAGCGTACAACCACGCACGACACCACACAACAATGAGGTTCCATGTCCAACCGGGTTCAGAACATTCGAGGCATGCGTGATCATCTGCCATCGGCGATGATCCTGCGGCAGTATATCATCGATACGCTGACGTCCGTCTTCGAGCGGTATGGCTTCGAGCCGTTGCAAACGCCTGTCGTCGAATATGCTGAAACGCTCGATGGCAAAATCGGCGACGATGAGAAATTGATCTATCGCTTTGAGGATCACGGTGGGCGCAAAGTGGCGTTGCGCTACGATCAGACCGTGCCGCTGGCGCGGGTTGTGGCGCAGTATCAGGGTCAACTGCTGTTCCCCTGGCGGCGCTACGCGATCGGGCAGAGTTACCGCGGCGAACGCCCCGGTCGTGGTCGCTACCGTGAGTTGTGGCAGGCGGATATCGATATCGTCGGTTCGGCGTCGCCGCTCGCCGATGCAGAAATCCTCGCTGTATTGACCGATGCGCTGACAGCGCTTGGATTCACCGGTTTTACGACATTGATCAGCCATCGCCAGATCCTTGGCGGCATTGCGCGCGTTTCCGGTCTTGACGATGCTGCGGCGGGCGACGTTTACCGCGCCATCGATAAACTCGATAAGATCGGCATCGATGGGGTGCGAAACGACCTGCTCCAGAGCGGCGTAAGTACTGCCGCTGCCGAACGTATCCTGGCGCTGATCGACCTGCAGGGCGATGCTGATGAGGTGCTGAACGCCCTGGCGCAGCAATTGCAGGGAGACGAACGGGCGCTCCAGGCAATCGACAATGTGCGGGCGATTATCGGCTATGCACGCGCGATGGGGGTTCCTGAAGAACGGATCGTCATTGCGCCGCGCCTGGCGCGCGGGTTGTCGTACTACACCGGCGCCGTCTTTGAGTCGATTGTTCAAAATCCGCCGATGGGATCGCTGCTTGGCGGCGGGCGCTACGATGAGTTGATCGGCATGTTCGCCGGGCGCTCGATCCCGACAGTCGGGCTGGCGTTTGGCATCGAACGGTTGCACGATGTGATGGAGGAGTTGGGCATGGGACCGGCGTCGCGCACGATTGCGACGGCGTTTGTAACGCTTTTCAACCCCGATATGGCTGCGGAGAGTCTGCGCCTGGCACAGGAGTTGCGTCGGGCAGGTCTGTTGGTCGAGACAGCGCTCGATCCTTCCGAAAAACTTGGCAAACAACTTCAGTATGCTGATCGGCGCGGCATCCCGTATGCGCTGGTGATCGGTCCCGACGAACTGGCGCGCGGGGAAGTCGTTGTGAAAGATTTGCGCAGCGGCGCACAGCAGAGCGTTGTACGCAGCGCCGTCGCCAGCCAGCTGCGATCAGCGGCTGACGCCCGGCGCACTCCACGAACAGCGTATGACCAGGGAGGCACGCATGAGCGACAAACTTCTTGAGACCACTATTGGTCAGTTTCTTGATCGTCTTGCCAGCAGCGCGCCAACGCCGGGCGGCGGCAGTGTGGCGGCGCTGACCGGCGCGATGGCGGCGGGGTTGATCACGATGGTGTGCGACCTGACGATCGGAAAGAAGCAGTACGCCGATTTCGAGGCGGAAGCCAAAACCATCCGTGAGCGCGCAGAGGCGTATCGCGCTGAACTGCAACAACTGGCGCAGGCTGATATTGATGTGTTCAATCAACTCTCGGCAGTCTACAAACTTCCGCGCACCACCGAAGCGGACGCAGCGAGCCGCCGGGCTGCGATCCAGAGGGTGATGCGCCAGGCGACCGAGATCCCGCTGCGTACCGCGCGCGCTGCATCTGCACTGCTGCCGCTGTGCGCTCCCCTTGCCCGCTACGGCAACCGCACGGCAGTGACGGATGTCGCTGCGGCTGCGCTCCTGATCCGTGCGGCAGTTCCGGCAGCATTGATCAATGTCGAAAGCAACCTGACGGTGATCGAAGACCAGATCTTTGCGCGAGAAGCGCGCGCTCAGGCGGAAGATCTGCTGATTGGCCTCGAAGAAGAGGTAGAGGGGGTGTTGACGCTGACGCGAACTCGTCTCAAAGGATAAGTACGATGCCTGTCGGTCGTTCCCGGCTTTGATGCCGGTTTGCAGCAGATGGACAAAACCAAGGAGGGGGAGCATGCACGACCTGATTATCGTCGGCGGTGGCGCCGCCGGCCTGGCGGCAGCGGCCTACGCCCTCGACAAACAACTCGATGTCATGGTCATCTACGAAAATTTGGGCGGAAAGATTAATCAGAAGTTCACCATCCACGCCGACACCGATTTTCTGGTGGGGCATATTCTCGTACACCTCGATACGCCCGAAACGACACCGGAAGAGATTACCCGTCTGGGTGCAGAAACGGTGGAGGCATTTGAGCGTCAGGTGACGACACAACGTGGACGCGCCCTGTTCGACCGCGTGCGTCAGGTCTCGAAGGAGGGCGATATCTTCAAGATCGAGACGGAGCGTTCTGGAACACTGCACGCAGCGGCAGTGATTGTCGCGTCTGGCGCCGTACCAAAGCAGATCGAAGCGCCGGGACGCGAATTCATCAACCACGGCATCGGTTATACGCCGGTAACGTTCGCCCGCGCACTCGCCGGGAAGACTGCGGTTGTCATCGGATGCACCCAGCGTGCGCTGCGCGGCGCTGCTGAGCTTGCCCGGACGGTCGCCCGACTGTACCTGGTGGCACCCGCATTTCCTGCCGACGACCCGATCGTTGCCGTTCTGCGGAAACGCCCGAATGTCGAGATTCTCGAAGGGTTTACGGTCAAGGAAGTGACCGGCAATTCGTCGGTTGATACGGTGGTGGTCGAGCACGAAGAAAAGGTGCGTCGGCTCCCGGTCGATGCCGCCTTCGCCGATGTCGGGTTGACGCCGAATTCGGCGATGGTCAAGGGACTGGTCGAAACCGATGCGGATGGGTTCATTATTGTGGACAAACGGAATGCCACATCGCTGCCTGGTTTGTTCGCCGCTGGTGATGTGACGACGGTGTACGGCGAACACACCCTGATAGCGATCGGTGAAGGGGCGCGCGCCGCGCTGGCAGCGCATGACTACCTTCTGGCGCGTGGATAGCGTTGGCAGGACACTGCCTTCCAGAAGTCAGAGCGATCACGGAGGTGTATGTCCTCGATTGAGCCAGGACGTTCCTGCCTGTTCCGGTAAAGGTGCATCTCACGAAGAATCAGGGGCGCAGCACACGCTGCGCCCCTGATCGATTCTCGGGTGTTTTACGCCGAAGGCGGAACCTCAACCTCGCACACGCCAGCCATGCACGCCAGTTCCTGCGCGGCGGTCGTCAGGTCTTCTTCCTCATAGCGCCAGATCTTGCTGAAATCGATCTCCGGGAACTCCGCCGCCAGCCGCTCGTACTCTTCCTTCGTGATCTCAACGTAAGGCATTTGCGCATACTGTGCATCGAACGATGGCAGGAAGGTCAGCCCGCCGATCATATCGCGGTGATCCCATACCCACTTCATCAGATCGATCACCTCGTCTGGCTTGTAGGTGACGGTGCACGACGGATTATGCTCGGTCCAGTACAGTTTATTCTGCAACCAGTATTCGCACTGCTCGATGGCTGAACGCTGGTTGCGCGTAATTGCGCCATCCGGTGATTTGACCGGGAAGTGGATGACCCAGGTCGTGGCATCTTCGCGCGTCTGACCGTTCTCCGGGTCCATCGGCACGCCAGCGTCGCGCAACACCTTGAACAGCGGCGAGTGCGCCGAGACGCGCACATTGCGGATGTAGTACGGCGCCCAGCGGGCATGCAGACCGGAAGAGCAGTCGAGCAGTTGCGATGAGTTGCCGCTCGGTTTCACGCATGTGATCGCCGCTGACGGGTTAATGCCCAGGCTGAGCGCAGTCTGCCGGTTGACCTCGATGGCAATCTCCTTCAGGCGCCGCTTGACCTGCGCATCCTGTGCGACAGGACTATCCATCTGCCCCGTAATATCGACGCCGAGCAGACGCTCCTCCTCGCAATTCTGCTTCCACATCGGGCGCAAGCCGGGGAAGTGGGTCGCCAGCGACTGGATCGTGCCGATGATCGTTGCCACCTCGACTTTGTCGCGGAGCGTCTCGAAGGTGTCATCAACGCGGGCGACGGCAGCGCTCAGGTTGCAGAACTGCCACGGGCGCAACACAATTTCACCGCAGGGGTTGGTTCCGAAATCTGCCTCCTTGCGTCGCGCCGGTTTCATCAGGTTGGCGGCCTCACGGTTGAAAATACCTGGTTCGCCGCGCTGCGACTCGATCATTTCCATAAAATGGCGAATGAACTCGCGCTGTGTCAACCCGCCGCGGGGCCAGACCGCCGAGTTATTGGCATTCCAGCGCTGGCTGTTCTCGCGCTCGAAATCACCTGCCTTCGCCAGGCGCATCTCATCGTCATCGTAGTCGAAAAGGGAGATCATCGCTGTACGCCGCACGCCGCCGCTCACTGCCGCATTGCCGACCGCGCACATGATGTCGTGGGCGTCGATCGGACGCAGGAAACTCCCCTGCCGGGCAAAAATGCGGTTGCGCACGAAATCGAGCATGGCGCGGAACGGTTCGGGACCGGAAGCACGCCCGCCTTTGGTGCGCAATGGCGCCCCTGCCGGTCGCAGGTGCGACAGGTCGAAATGCACATCGCCGCCCTCAAACCAGGTCTCCAGCCCGTAGCGCAGCGCATCGGCCCATCCTTCCGCCGAATCTTCGACGACAAAGGTGACCGGCGGCTTCCCTGTCTGACGTTTGATACGCGGGAAGTTCTCGACGTACCGGCTCTCGACCGAAAAGCCAACACCACATCCTGCCATCGAAATGATCAACGCCTCGACGAACGAATCGATGCTCTCGACAGGTTGATAACTACAGTTGTAGATCGCCACCGCATTGCGACGAGCGGCAGGACCGGCCATCGCCAGCAGGCGCATCGACGGCATCGAGCGCATTTCGAGAATGTTGCGCCGGATGCGTTCGTATGTTTCGCGCGGGAGACGATCACCTGCCAGTTCGTAGAGATAATCGACCGCCCGATCAACGGTTTCGATCCAGGTTTCGCGCCGCCCTAACTCGTAATTGAAGCGCGAGTACTTGTCGAAAAACTGAAACTGCTGCAATGCAGTCGGGAAATACACCCGCGCTTCATCGAACGCACGCCGCACATGGTCGGGAACAGGACGACGCTCACGCTCCCTGGCGCGCTCGGCGCGGTACAGAATATAGCGCTTGGCAGCCTCGAACTCACCCGCCGCCTGCAACACCATCTCGACGATGTCCTGCACGCCCTCGACGGTCGGCGGCCGGCCCTGCAACCTGGCGGCGACGATATTGACGACCCGCTGCGCCAGTTCGGGGATGGGCGTGTCGGGTATGCGCCCAAAACTGGCAAAGCAGCGCGCCATCGCATTCTCGATCCGCGAGACGTCAAACGGAACCACACGCCCATCCCGCTTGATGATCATCGTCGGAACGACAACATCCGGGTGAAGAGTGTCGGTCGATCCGTTGCTGCGTGTTCCGTTAAATTCTGTGTTCGACTGCGTCATCTTGCCTGACCTCCTGAGACAGATCACACCCAACGGTGCATGCATCGGGTGCGCCGATACTGTGCACCGTCTGTCGCTACGGAAAGCAATTCAGTTATTGTAAAGCCGGGTGAAACGGTCTCTCGTTCCTAACGGGGAGCAAGAGGCAATGGTTTCACAGAAGTTATCCACATATTGTATTGGTTAACCGGAAGCGCTTCCTAAATATAGCGCGGCAAGAATAGCACAGACAGGCGCGCGTGTCAAGGTGCAAGGCAAACGAAAGAAAATCTTTACACCTGATAGTAGATACGGCGAACTGCACAAAAACTTACGATGTACTGTAGAAAAAGCGGTATAATATCTCGAACCTGTGCGCATCTGTCCCAAACGGCGCCTGGGGGCGATCTGTCCGGTTTGCCTGTATCACAGCACTGCGTTGAAGTGCCATCGAGCCATTGCGGGCCAGTTGCTTCGTTCGGCCCCGATTGCCGGTCTCGCAGCATTTGGCATTGGTCATCTCCCGCTGACGGAAATCTATGTCGAGCGGGCGGTTGTTCCTGTGCGCGACAGTGCAGGTTCTCCCCAGACACTCGCCGATCTTGCGCGCATACCGCGCGCGCGCCTGGCGCTCGAAGGGGGCGCTGGCAGCGGGAAGAGCATGGCGGTGCGTCGCCTGGCGCTGGCATGCGCCGCGGCAGTCACGGGAGAACCGGAGGGCGCCGCAACTCCGCTCGTCGATTGG
Encoded here:
- a CDS encoding cyclodeaminase/cyclohydrolase family protein is translated as MSDKLLETTIGQFLDRLASSAPTPGGGSVAALTGAMAAGLITMVCDLTIGKKQYADFEAEAKTIRERAEAYRAELQQLAQADIDVFNQLSAVYKLPRTTEADAASRRAAIQRVMRQATEIPLRTARAASALLPLCAPLARYGNRTAVTDVAAAALLIRAAVPAALINVESNLTVIEDQIFAREARAQAEDLLIGLEEEVEGVLTLTRTRLKG
- a CDS encoding carbohydrate ABC transporter permease; the protein is MKTTLPLLRRPTGMREWRERLLFLLLITPNMLLLAAFTFWPMIYNAYLSVISWNFLSPVRRFVGLRNYETVLTSDIFRIVLINTAVFTIVSVAVTMALGLGLALLLNQPLRWRNGARAVLFTPTVLSGAAIAIIWIYMFDPRFGPLAQIINWFGSLAQLLPARFSESALVEWLAGVRSPQWLSDPNWAMSALIIVYVWKNLGYAVVIYLAGLQTIDRTLYEAARIDGAGAWAQFWHVTLPGLSPIMFFLLVTSVLACFQAFDIIRVMTDGGPVNATNMLVYHLYERGFIQSQAGPAGVVAMVMFVLMLILTVLQLRFIERRVHYS
- a CDS encoding carbohydrate ABC transporter permease, producing the protein MEQQAELRQQTATRQRERHQRAFALQQRWLWRILGYAAIVLSVIVIGLPIYWMLIASFKTSREIYTVPPTWIPLNPTLDNYPAAWQAAPFARYYLNSIIVTLVTTVSKMTLAVLTAYALVFLRFPGKNIVFLIVLAALMVPAQITIVPNFLTMGDLGLVNTYWGLILPGAATAFGTFLMRQYFMTLPREVFEAAEIDGAGHMRRLWAIAIPLAMPALVTTGLFAVVNEWNEFLWPLIITSTEDMRTLPIGVARLLDQEGLARWGVVMAGTMFVVLPVVLLFVWAQRYIVEGIAAGAVKG
- a CDS encoding ATP cone domain-containing protein, with the translated sequence MTQSNTEFNGTRSNGSTDTLHPDVVVPTMIIKRDGRVVPFDVSRIENAMARCFASFGRIPDTPIPELAQRVVNIVAARLQGRPPTVEGVQDIVEMVLQAAGEFEAAKRYILYRAERARERERRPVPDHVRRAFDEARVYFPTALQQFQFFDKYSRFNYELGRRETWIETVDRAVDYLYELAGDRLPRETYERIRRNILEMRSMPSMRLLAMAGPAARRNAVAIYNCSYQPVESIDSFVEALIISMAGCGVGFSVESRYVENFPRIKRQTGKPPVTFVVEDSAEGWADALRYGLETWFEGGDVHFDLSHLRPAGAPLRTKGGRASGPEPFRAMLDFVRNRIFARQGSFLRPIDAHDIMCAVGNAAVSGGVRRTAMISLFDYDDDEMRLAKAGDFERENSQRWNANNSAVWPRGGLTQREFIRHFMEMIESQRGEPGIFNREAANLMKPARRKEADFGTNPCGEIVLRPWQFCNLSAAVARVDDTFETLRDKVEVATIIGTIQSLATHFPGLRPMWKQNCEEERLLGVDITGQMDSPVAQDAQVKRRLKEIAIEVNRQTALSLGINPSAAITCVKPSGNSSQLLDCSSGLHARWAPYYIRNVRVSAHSPLFKVLRDAGVPMDPENGQTREDATTWVIHFPVKSPDGAITRNQRSAIEQCEYWLQNKLYWTEHNPSCTVTYKPDEVIDLMKWVWDHRDMIGGLTFLPSFDAQYAQMPYVEITKEEYERLAAEFPEIDFSKIWRYEEEDLTTAAQELACMAGVCEVEVPPSA
- a CDS encoding Uma2 family endonuclease, which gives rise to MTDAVIASPIIEYPESDGKPVGETDVHRREILHTIETLERHFRDAPDIYVSGNLMFYYEEGNPAAVVSPDVFVVKGVRKGLRRTYKLWEEGVAPCVVIEMTSRSTRLEDKGNKRALYALLGVREYFLFDPLGEYLKPPLQGFTLVDGEYAALPFESDGGIISRELGLKLYRDETVLRLFDLASGREVVRTEDLSDVLQQTLARVQQAEEQARLTAEQARLAAEQARLAAEQAQREADARRRAEEQAQREADARRRAEAEIERLRAELQRLRGDV
- a CDS encoding GNAT family N-acetyltransferase, which codes for MSEIVIVNTRPEHIDQLVHHQRICFPTLADHELMQREHFESQLRIFPEGQHVALDGERVVGQSSTFRISSAVAFAPHTYHWIVAGNFFTNHDPQGEWLYGADMSVHPDYRGRGISRLLYNARKDLVRRLGLRGMVGGGMIPGYVRYRDRMSPLEYAQAVAAGVLTDPTLTPQLRAGFELRGILLNYIEAGELGNDSTLIVWEYRE
- a CDS encoding NAD(P)/FAD-dependent oxidoreductase — translated: MHDLIIVGGGAAGLAAAAYALDKQLDVMVIYENLGGKINQKFTIHADTDFLVGHILVHLDTPETTPEEITRLGAETVEAFERQVTTQRGRALFDRVRQVSKEGDIFKIETERSGTLHAAAVIVASGAVPKQIEAPGREFINHGIGYTPVTFARALAGKTAVVIGCTQRALRGAAELARTVARLYLVAPAFPADDPIVAVLRKRPNVEILEGFTVKEVTGNSSVDTVVVEHEEKVRRLPVDAAFADVGLTPNSAMVKGLVETDADGFIIVDKRNATSLPGLFAAGDVTTVYGEHTLIAIGEGARAALAAHDYLLARG
- the hisS gene encoding histidine--tRNA ligase produces the protein MSNRVQNIRGMRDHLPSAMILRQYIIDTLTSVFERYGFEPLQTPVVEYAETLDGKIGDDEKLIYRFEDHGGRKVALRYDQTVPLARVVAQYQGQLLFPWRRYAIGQSYRGERPGRGRYRELWQADIDIVGSASPLADAEILAVLTDALTALGFTGFTTLISHRQILGGIARVSGLDDAAAGDVYRAIDKLDKIGIDGVRNDLLQSGVSTAAAERILALIDLQGDADEVLNALAQQLQGDERALQAIDNVRAIIGYARAMGVPEERIVIAPRLARGLSYYTGAVFESIVQNPPMGSLLGGGRYDELIGMFAGRSIPTVGLAFGIERLHDVMEELGMGPASRTIATAFVTLFNPDMAAESLRLAQELRRAGLLVETALDPSEKLGKQLQYADRRGIPYALVIGPDELARGEVVVKDLRSGAQQSVVRSAVASQLRSAADARRTPRTAYDQGGTHERQTS
- a CDS encoding aspartate aminotransferase family protein, with translation MTTAPTRSINLRTNIPGPRSRELLARREAAVPNGLYKAHQIAIESASGALVTDVDGNTFIDFVGGIGVLNAGHCPPSVVAAIQDQAAKLIHFSALVGTYEPYVALCEHLNAVVPISGPCKTILSNSGAEGVENAIKIARAATGRQAIIAFEGAYHGRTLLTLTLTSKYSFKKTFGPFAPEVYRAPFPAAYRMGLSEEEAVTRCWDAFERMLVAHVGPEAIAAVIIEPVQGEGGFIPTPRAFMRRLRDFCNRNGSVLIADEVQCGFGRTGTLFAMEQMRVEPDILVSAKSIAAGMPLAATTGRAAIMDKAHIGGIGGTYGGNPLACVAALEVLKMFNDGELLRRAHRIGAIVHERGAIWQREIPLVGDVRGMGAMMAIELVKDRTTREPAADEVLEVVRYCAEHGVLTMRSGLYANCIRLLMPLVITDDQLHEGLDVLDEALRFVALR